A genomic segment from Triticum dicoccoides isolate Atlit2015 ecotype Zavitan chromosome 1A, WEW_v2.0, whole genome shotgun sequence encodes:
- the LOC119359429 gene encoding protein FAR1-RELATED SEQUENCE 5-like — protein MSSPADPLDHEPTVIESISTQEKRADQCAAGIAQMSVKEARPLLTVAEADQLDSSNGSTEQHVSTVVDGDPGSKSRTPNVIDVEREKSGWVRRHRHSAMPDERAASAERISALELAFRGFAERKGDEVVVPSMGLTFDSLGEAYDYYNLYSWECGFSIRYGKSRTNVKGAKSMQELLCNCGGKPKKVNSTSSRTECPAMIRLLRIEDDGWYICEYKVSHNHEMLHTCAQKLHFPSHRHIDKYTRELVSQLRQNNVNLSKVYSIIGTFFGRIENVPFTKRCLRTLCAKLGRDQADEDVKKTMDYFAELKQSDPEFTYTVRVDSESRVRTLIWTTGKSKLQYHYFGDAVTFDTTYGTNLYDMPFELFVGVKNHFQSVIYAGLLMHDEKVESFNWVFSEFVKLMGGKKPITILTDQARAMELAIEQVYPDATHRWCKWHVLKKAKESLGTLYNKQSEFRVEFHKLIQEMLTEEEFEKQWKELIDKYSLQKNTFLIQTYEKRHMWAKPYFAGKFCARMTSTQHSESANHMLKNYVPPGCPMNLFVKQYSKLQFDRDQEEGFQEKRTRLGGVVLKANIPLEKHTSKIYTRTMFEMFGSYMYAAGSYTISEITPKKLYRATHVNAEKRSKYCKTDFEIEITDDGEKYRCQCGLFDHMGMVCCHIIKMHVTSYLTILNITRKT, from the exons ATGAGTAGTCCGGCAGATCCGCTTGACCACGAACCCACCGTCATCGAATCCAT ATCGACACAAGAAAAAAGAGCTGACCAGTGCGCCGCGGGGATAGCTCAAATGTCCGTCAAAGAGGCGCGGCCACTGTTGACGGTAGCTGAAGCAGACCAGCTAGATTCTTCTAATGGCAGCACAGAGCAGCACGTCTCAACAGTAGTAGACGGAGATCCTGGATCAAAATCAAGGACTCCAAATGTGATTGATGTCGAAAGGGAAAAGAGCGGCTGGGTTCGACG TCACAGACACAGCGCAATGCCTGACGAACGAGCCGCTAGTGCAGAAAGGATTAGTGCACTGGAATTAGCATTTAGAGGATTCGCTGAGAGGAAAGGAGATGAAGTCGTAGTGCCTTCTATGGGGTTGACATTTGATTCGCTAGGAGAGGCCTACGACTACTACAACCTGTATTCATGGGAATGCGGTTTCAGCATCAGGTACGGGAAGAGTCGTACAAATGTCAAAGGTGCTAAAAGCATGCAAGAGCTGCTTTGCAACTGCGGG GGGAAACCAAAGAAGGTGAACTCTACCTCTTCCAGAACAGAGTGTCCAGCGATGATTAGATTGCTGAGGATTGAAGATGATGGCTGGTACATATGTGAGTACAAAGTCTCTCACAACCATGAGATGTTACACACATGCGCCCAGAAACTCCACTTCCCTTCCCACCGGCACATAGACAAATACACAAGAGAGCTGGTATCTCAACTGCGTCAGAATAATGTCAACCTCAGCAAAGTTTACAGCATAATAGGGACATTTTTTGGTCGCATAGAGAATGTTCCTTTCACCAAAAGATGCCTGAGGACCTTGTGCGCGAAACTAGGCAGAGACCAagcagatgaagatgttaagaagacAATGGATTATTTTGCTGAGCTGAAGCAGAGTGACCCTGAATTCACTTATACAGTTCGTGTAGACAGTGAGAGTAGAGTTAGAACACTGATATGGACAACTGGGAAGAGCAAATTACAGTACCACTACTTTGGTGATGCTGTTACATTTGATACTACCTACGGGACAAATCTATACGACATGCCATTCGAACTATTTgttggggttaaaaaccatttccaGAGTGTTATATACGCTGGTTTACTTATGCATGATGAGAAAGTAGAGAGCTTTAACTGGGTTTTTTcagagtttgtcaagttgatgggaGGGAAGAAACCAATTACCATTCTAACTG ACCAAGCAAGAGCCATGGAGCTAGCTATCGAGCAAGTTTACCCAGATGCAACACATCGTTGGTGTAAGTGGCACGTTTTAAAGAAAGCAAAAGAATCGCTCGGGACTTTGTACAACAAACAGAGTGAATTCAGGGTTGAGTTCCACAAATTAATACAGGAAATGTTGACTGAAGAAGAGTTTGAAAAACAATGGAAAGAGTTGATTGACAAATATTCACTGCAGAAGAATACTTTCCTCATACAGACTTATGAAAAGCGACATATGTGGGCGAAACCTTATTTTGCAGGGAAGTTCTGTGCCAGGATGACTAGCACACAGCATAGCGAAAGCGCGAATCACATGCTCAAGAACTACGTACCTCCAGGCTGCCCTATGAATCTTTTTGTGAAACAATATAGCAAGCTTCAATTCGATAGAGACCAGGAAGAAGGTTTTCAAGAAAAACGTACTAGATTG GGAGGTGTTGTACTAAAGGCAAACATTCCACTGGAGAAGCACACAAGCAAAATATACACGAGGACAATGTTTGAAATGTTTGGTTCTTATATGTATGCAGCTGGCTCATACACTATATCAGAGATAACACCGAAGAAATTGTACAGAGCAACTCATGTGAATGCAGAGAAAAGAAGCAAGTACTGTAAGACTGATTTTGAAATAGAAATAACTGATGATGGGGAAAAGTACAGATGCCAATGCGGACTATTCGACCACATGGGTATGGTATGCTGCCACATAATAAAG ATGCACGTGACATCCTACCTGACCATCTTAAACATTACCAGAAAGACATGA